In the Endozoicomonas sp. SCSIO W0465 genome, TTGTTACTACGAACAAGTATTAAAAAAACAATCTTTCTTACATTTTGAATTGCTGCGAATGAATACTTCTCAGATGCTGTGTTTTGATAGCGATAGGAGTTTGTCGGACTTACCCGACCGTAGTGAGCGCAAACCCAGCTAGAGTCAGTTTTTATATTGACTTAATGTCAGCTACTCCTCTAATAAATTCAACGAAAAACAGTATAGAATAGCCTAATTTGGCTGTTTCGAAATAGCGTCAGCGATAAGTACGAAGTACGAGAGGCTCCTTGATCCAGATCGAAACAAAGCCTGTAGATGCAAGATATCTTAGCAACTCAAGTTACGCACCTTGCTGAAAATCAGCCATTATTGGTGGCATGAAAAATGATCTCATAGAACTTTATTCTGACTACCTGTTGTCGTCGTCTGGGAAGACCACTGCAACGGGAGTGTCAGAGCTTTTGGATAATGTCTACAGTCATGACCAATTCACCCGATTGCTTTCAAACAATGAGTTTACCAGTCGTGACTTATGGCTTTACGTTAAACCCGTCGTGCGACAGGTTGAGTGCAGTGATGGGGTTTTGATCTTTGACGATACGATTCAGGAAAAGCAGTTCAGCAAAGAGAATGCCCTGAACACCTGGCATTTTGATCATACAAAAAATCGCACCGTGAAAGGTATAAATCTGCTCAATGCACACTACCATGCCGGAGATGCGTCGATTCCTGTCGCCTATAAATTGATCGAGAAAACCATCCTGTACACCGACTTGAAGACAAAAAAGGTAAGACGATATGCAGAGCAAACCAAAAATGAAATGATGCGGGAGATGCTGATGATTTGCTGCCATAACCAGCTTATGTTCCGCTATGTCCTTGCAGATAGCTGGTTTTGCTCAAACGACAATATGATGTTTATTCGACACGACTGTAATAAACATTTCCTGATGGCGATGAAGTCAAACCGCAAGGTATCCCTCAGTCTGGACGACAAATTACAAGGCCGTTCACAGCGTATAGATACTGTTGATTTTTCAGAAGATAAGCCTGTACAAGGGTGGATAGCAGGTGTCGATTTCCCTGTTCTGCTATACCGTCAGGTCTTTAAAAACAAAGACGGAAGCACAGGCATTCTCTATCTGGTTTGCAGCGATCTTGACTGTGATGCCGAGACTCTCAAGGCAATCTACGAGAAACGGTGGAAAGTCGAGGTCTTCCATAAAACGCTGAAATCGAATGCGTCAATGGCCAAGTCACCGGCGCATACTGTGAGAACACAGAGTAATCATATCTTTCTTTCAATTTACTCAGCCTTCAGGTTGGAAGTATTGTCATTGAAAGTAAATCTGAATCACTTTCAGCTCAGAGCCAAAATCTATATGG is a window encoding:
- a CDS encoding transposase, producing MKNDLIELYSDYLLSSSGKTTATGVSELLDNVYSHDQFTRLLSNNEFTSRDLWLYVKPVVRQVECSDGVLIFDDTIQEKQFSKENALNTWHFDHTKNRTVKGINLLNAHYHAGDASIPVAYKLIEKTILYTDLKTKKVRRYAEQTKNEMMREMLMICCHNQLMFRYVLADSWFCSNDNMMFIRHDCNKHFLMAMKSNRKVSLSLDDKLQGRSQRIDTVDFSEDKPVQGWIAGVDFPVLLYRQVFKNKDGSTGILYLVCSDLDCDAETLKAIYEKRWKVEVFHKTLKSNASMAKSPAHTVRTQSNHIFLSIYSAFRLEVLSLKVNLNHFQLRAKIYMAGLKASLGQLRELLAA